One Vallitalea pronyensis genomic region harbors:
- a CDS encoding YkuS family protein yields MTIYVQEELDRLYDYLKNRGYHVINGSMANAHDIYIYASSSYRGLYNEILNNDMYNAATTNNVLMINASGKSFSDIEAIINSRKYSRLFESEGFF; encoded by the coding sequence ATGACGATATATGTACAGGAAGAGTTGGATAGACTTTATGATTATTTAAAAAATAGAGGTTATCATGTCATTAATGGCTCAATGGCAAATGCTCATGATATCTATATATATGCCAGCTCATCTTATAGAGGCCTATACAATGAAATACTTAACAACGATATGTATAATGCTGCAACAACTAATAATGTTCTGATGATTAATGCGAGTGGTAAAAGTTTTAGTGACATTGAGGCAATTATTAACAGTAGAAAATACAGCAGACTATTTGAAAGTGAGGGCTTTTTTTGA
- a CDS encoding ParA family protein, with product MARIIAVANQKGGVGKTTTTVNLSACLAEKGKKVLTIDIDPQGNTTRGFGIDKRKLKNTVYELLLGQASTKKCIIKRVFKNISLIPADVELAGAEIELVQLEDNSFVLKKYIDEIRDNYDYVIIDCPPSLSTLTVNALTTADTVLVPIQCEFFALEGLSQLMYTINLVKKRLNPNLEIEGVVFTMYDARTNLSLQVVDEVKKELKRTNIYKTIIPRNVRLGEAPSHGLPINIYDTHSKGAESYRLLADEVINRKEE from the coding sequence ATGGCAAGAATCATAGCAGTTGCCAATCAAAAAGGTGGTGTTGGAAAAACGACCACTACCGTCAATTTATCAGCTTGTTTGGCGGAAAAAGGGAAAAAAGTGCTTACGATTGATATTGATCCTCAGGGAAATACAACTAGAGGGTTTGGTATAGATAAGAGAAAGCTCAAAAACACAGTTTATGAGCTATTATTGGGACAAGCTAGTACTAAAAAATGCATTATTAAAAGGGTCTTTAAGAATATATCCCTTATTCCAGCAGATGTGGAGTTAGCTGGAGCTGAGATTGAGTTGGTTCAGTTAGAGGATAATAGTTTTGTATTAAAAAAGTACATAGATGAAATAAGAGATAATTACGATTATGTTATTATAGATTGTCCCCCTTCGTTAAGTACATTAACGGTTAATGCGTTAACGACGGCTGATACGGTTCTTGTACCGATCCAATGTGAATTCTTTGCATTGGAAGGATTGTCTCAGCTTATGTATACTATAAATCTTGTTAAAAAGCGATTGAATCCTAATTTGGAGATTGAGGGTGTCGTGTTTACCATGTATGATGCACGAACGAATCTGTCATTACAAGTGGTGGATGAAGTAAAGAAAGAGTTGAAGCGAACGAATATTTACAAAACCATTATACCTAGAAATGTTCGCCTTGGTGAGGCACCAAGTCATGGATTACCCATTAATATCTATGATACCCATTCTAAGGGTGCAGAGAGTTATCGTTTATTAGCAGATGAAGTTATTAATAGGAAGGAAGAATAG
- a CDS encoding DUF4446 family protein produces the protein MDIIRDFITDNTVNIILGLCVFSLFMFICVVVNAFKSRKWKKRYYRFMQVKEAFSIEDVLKQNIEDIDDLKDHLHKQQLDMRELEKHVRLSIEKVSLVKYNALEQMGGEVSFVVALINQKNTGLLINGIHSREGCYTYVKEIVRGKCDKALSKEEKEALEKAMKQR, from the coding sequence ATGGATATCATAAGGGATTTTATTACCGACAACACAGTTAATATAATACTAGGTTTATGTGTATTCAGCCTATTCATGTTTATATGTGTTGTGGTGAATGCATTTAAGAGTAGAAAATGGAAAAAACGCTATTACAGATTTATGCAAGTGAAAGAAGCTTTCAGTATTGAAGATGTGCTTAAGCAAAATATTGAAGATATTGATGATTTGAAAGATCATCTACACAAACAACAGCTTGATATGAGGGAATTAGAGAAGCATGTACGATTATCAATTGAGAAAGTTTCTTTAGTCAAATACAATGCACTTGAGCAAATGGGTGGAGAGGTTAGCTTTGTCGTTGCCCTCATTAATCAAAAAAATACAGGTTTGTTAATTAATGGTATTCATAGTCGAGAAGGCTGCTATACATATGTAAAAGAAATTGTTAGAGGCAAGTGTGACAAGGCTCTTTCCAAAGAGGAAAAAGAAGCTTTAGAAAAAGCCATGAAACAAAGATAG
- a CDS encoding ParB/RepB/Spo0J family partition protein, which translates to MAAKRGLGKGLSALITDDLEQEISDNKKGVMKLKIKDVGPNKDQPRKRFDEDLLQELADSIKQYGIIQPLIVIKKDDFYEIVAGERRWRAAKMAGLKEVPAILKGYTTREILEVSLIENIQRENLNPIEEAIAFKRLIKDFKLKQDDVAEKVSKSRSAIANSMRLLNLDERVQRMIVDEMVSSGHGRTLLALEEGDMQYQLANRIFDENLSVRETEKLIKSILNPKEEKKDTSEDALTPIYKEVEDRFKEIFGTKVNIQRKSKKKGKIEIEYYSSEDLERLIELIGTIKNSHV; encoded by the coding sequence ATGGCGGCAAAAAGAGGGTTAGGCAAAGGGTTATCAGCATTAATTACAGATGATTTGGAACAAGAAATTAGTGATAATAAAAAAGGCGTTATGAAGTTAAAAATAAAAGACGTAGGTCCTAATAAAGATCAACCTAGAAAACGGTTTGACGAAGATTTATTACAGGAATTAGCGGATTCCATTAAGCAATATGGTATTATACAGCCCCTCATTGTTATTAAAAAAGATGATTTTTACGAGATTGTAGCTGGTGAACGACGGTGGCGTGCAGCAAAGATGGCTGGATTAAAGGAAGTACCTGCTATTCTAAAAGGTTATACAACCAGAGAAATACTGGAAGTATCACTTATTGAAAATATTCAGAGAGAAAATCTAAATCCTATTGAGGAAGCTATTGCTTTTAAGAGACTTATTAAAGATTTTAAATTAAAGCAAGATGATGTAGCGGAAAAGGTTTCTAAAAGCCGTTCTGCTATTGCTAATTCCATGCGCTTATTGAATTTAGATGAAAGAGTTCAGCGTATGATCGTTGATGAAATGGTTTCAAGTGGTCATGGGAGAACGCTATTAGCTTTGGAAGAAGGAGATATGCAGTATCAGCTAGCTAATCGTATATTTGATGAAAACCTAAGTGTTAGAGAGACAGAAAAACTCATCAAGAGTATATTGAATCCAAAAGAAGAAAAGAAGGACACTAGTGAAGATGCGTTGACGCCTATCTATAAAGAAGTAGAGGACCGTTTTAAAGAGATCTTTGGTACAAAGGTTAATATTCAAAGAAAGAGTAAGAAAAAAGGTAAAATTGAAATTGAGTATTATTCAAGTGAAGATTTAGAGCGTCTTATTGAGCTTATAGGAACCATTAAGAACAGTCATGTATAA